A single Cryptococcus deuterogattii R265 chromosome 2, complete sequence DNA region contains:
- a CDS encoding membrane fraction protein, translated as MSSCCGGNNSNGCCKSKLQQAPSAAVPLLRGNKSSNADSSSSSSNGASYGAVWSIDNAAHAHSDRTQQLQEVLGDVQPLGSKCGAHESGGQCCKELKGDDERHLISPEIVRDVIIGLSDGLTVPFALTAGLSSLGSSSLVVTGGLAELCAGAISMGLGGYLASQAELDHFHYLRRQTQARVLRSCAGEMEREIHSILGPLGVKEPLSRLVAEDLRSVEDEIYGPPGAQGSEGVMQGTDVVSESGNMKWGLLNWRTKKTEEEDGGMCGNQEMGMTAFLLKFGEGMEEVPVSRLYVSALTIGLSYFIGGLIPLIPYMATSTAEVGLLYSAIVTSIILFIFGGFKTYFTGATGGWYGYAYGAVSTMIVGGFAAGAAFGLVKALDVQD; from the exons ATGTCCTCCTGCTGTGGCGGTAACAATTCCAATGGCTGCTGCAAGTCAAAGCTCCAGCAAGCACCAAGTGCTGCAGTCCCTCTCCTTCGTGGCAACAAGAGCTCCAATGCCGACTCTTCATCAAGCTCCAGCAATGGCGCCAGCTACGGTGCCGTCTGGTCGATCGACAATGCTGCTCATGCTCATTCCGACAGAACACAACAACTGCAGGAAGTTTTGGGAGATGTCCAGCCGCTAGGAAGCAAGTGTGGTGCCCACGAAAGTGGCGGTCAGTGTT GTAAGGAACTTAAGGGAGATGACGAAAGACATTTGATCAGCCCCGAAATTGTTCGTGATGT TATTATCGGCCTTTCCGATGGTCTTACAGTCCCATTCGCTCTCACTGCCggtctttcttctcttggtAGCTCTTCTCTCGTAGTGACTGGTGGTCTCGCCGAACTTTGCGCTGGTGCTATCTCTATGGGTCTTGGTGGATACC TTGCATCCCAAGCTGAGCTTGATCACTTCCACTATCTTCGACGACAAACACAAGCTCGCGTCCTTCGATCCTGTgctggagagatggagcgTGAAATCCACTCTATCCTCGGCCCTCTTGGCGTCAAGGAGCCTCTCTCCCGACTTGTGGCCGAGGACCTCCGATctgttgaggatgaaatCTACGGTCCTCCAGGTGCTCAAGGATCGGAGGGTGTTATGCAAGGGACCGACGTCGTCTCTGAGAGTGGAAATATGAAGTGGGGATTGCTTAATTGGAGAACAAAGAAgaccgaggaagaggatggtggaATGTGTGGCAACCAAGAAATGGGTATGACTGCATTCTTGCTCAAGTTTGGTGAAGGCATGG AGGAAGTTCCCGTTTCTCGGCTGTATGTTTCCGCCCTTACTATCGGCCTCTCTTACTTCATTGGCGGCCTTATCCCCCTCATCCCTTACATGGCTACGTCTACGGCCGAAGTCGGTCTTCTTTACTCTGCCATTGTCACTTCtatcatccttttcatcttcggaGGTTTCAAAACTTACTTCACCGGCGCCACTGGTGGATGGTACGGTTACGCCTACGGCGCTGTCAGTACTATGATTGTCGGTGGCTTCGCTGCTGGCGCCGCGTTTGGGTTGGTCAAGGCCCTGGACGTGCAGGATTAG